A single genomic interval of Scylla paramamosain isolate STU-SP2022 chromosome 4, ASM3559412v1, whole genome shotgun sequence harbors:
- the LOC135097896 gene encoding probable E3 ubiquitin-protein ligase HERC4 isoform X2: MNSRLHPMSRRESPILFCEYPFLFDPQAKTLLLRCDATRQGECFPDHPVIRTFWEVFHKLSLEQKLLFLKFLTGTDRVPILGLKALKLMIQSTADDSFLPVAHTCITQLNLPRYNTKEKLKYKLLQAVQQSEGFGLV; the protein is encoded by the exons ATGAACAGCAGGCTTCACCCGATGTccaggagggag AGTCCAATCCTGTTCTGTGAGTATCCATTCTTGTTCGACCCTCAGGCCAAGACGCTGCTGCTCAGGTGTGACGCCACTCGGCAG GGCGAATGTTTCCCAGACCACCCGGTCATACGCACGTTCTGGGAAGTATTTCACAAACTCTCCCTGGAGCagaagttgttgtttttgaagTTCCTGACGGGCACTGACAGGGTTCCTATTCTGGGCCTGAAG gcactcAAGTTGATGATCCAAAGCACAGCAGACGACAGCTTCCTTCCGGTCGCACACACCTGCATCACCCAACTCAACCTGCCAAGATACAACACCAAAGAGAAGCTGAAATACAAACTTCTACAGGCCGTACAGCAGAGTGAAGGGTTCGGCCTGGTGTGA